The genomic region CGAACACCGAGTTGGCGCAGTTCGCTTAGCCGATCCATGCCGCCGGTGGCGCTCTTGTTGGCGCCCACCCAGCGGTAGTGCGCCAGCTTCTGCGGCAGATACGCGAATCGCCCGCCGGCGGCGGCCAGGCGCAGCCAGAGGTCGTAGTCCATCGCGTAGTGCAGCGTCACGTCCAAGCCACCCACGGCGTCGAATGCCGCTTTTCGGAAGAAGCAGGCCGGCTGCACGATGAAGTCGCTGTAGTGAATCAACCGGTGATGGCTCCAAGGCTCCACGTGGGCGCAGTCGGCGATGAAGCGGTCGTCTACGTCGATGTAATCGGCGTTGCCGTAGACGACGTCGACCTCCGGGTTGGCCGCGAAGTACGCGCCGATCGACCGTAGCGCCCCGGCGGCGTAGGTGTCGTCGGAGTTCAGCCAGCCGATGATCTCGCCAGCCGCCTTCGCGATGCCCTTGTTCACCGCATCGCTCTGGCCGGCGTCCTTCTCGACGATCGCGGTCAGCTGGTCGGCGTACCGTTGCAGAATCGCAGGCGTCTCATCGGTGGATCGGGCATCGCAGACGATGTACTGCAGGTCCGGGTAGTCCTGCGACAGCACGCTGAGGATCGTCCGCTCGACGTACCGCCCCTGGTTGTACGACGGCGTGACGACGGTGATGGACGGGAGGGTGGGCATGGTGAACGTAACAAATGAGATCGCGCTGCACGGGGCTCAATTTCCTCTTGGGTGCCACGCGTTGCCGGAGTGGCCTTCATATAGCCGCCGGCTTGCCGGTGGTCCCTCTGCTCTTCAACGCGAAAAGAGAAGACCACCGGCAAGCCGGCGGCTATATGGATGCGTCATTCCACCCGCCCGCGCTTGCGGCACACCAGCATCAGCGAACTGCCCAACGGAAACGTGCCGATGCGCAACCACGGCGATTCCAAGCTGAAGATGCTCAACAGCGCCCGGTCGACCTTCGGATTGCCGAACTTCAGGTCGTGCCCCGTATCGCGGCCGCGCAGGTTCTTGGCCTTGCGCGCCAGCCAGATCATCGGCAATAGCAGCGACGAGAAGTACGTGCTCGACAGCGTCTGCCAGCGGTGCCCGTCAAACAGTCGTCGCAAAGTTCGCTTCGTGTACCGGCGATAGTGGTGGTTCACCACGTCGTGCGGACCCCACAGGCTCATGAGCGCTGGCACCGTCACCAGCACGATGCCGCCCGGGCGCAGCGCGCGGTAGACGGCCTCGATGGCCGGCTCTTCGTGTTCCACGTGTTCGACCACGTCGCACAGCGTGATGAGGTCGAACGTGCCCAGTTCCGAAAAATCCCAACCGCGTTGCACCGTTCGCACGTCCAGTCCCTTGGCCCGGCCGCGCTCGACGTTGTGCGGGTCCAGGTCGACGCCGACCTTGTCGGCGATCGTGTCGTTCGCCGCCAGCAGCACGCCACTGCCACAGCCAACGTCCAGCCAGCGCGAATCCGGCCGCGCGTGCTTGGCGATCGCCTGCAGGATGATCTTCCGCCGGGCGACGAACCACCAGTGGCGCTTCTCGAAGGCTTCGTACTCGTGCAGGTAGGCGTCGTCCATGCGATTTTGAAAACGGTCAATGACGAATAACTGCCGAGCCGCTATTGCCCGTCATCCCGATGGGAGCGGAAGCGACCTGAGGGATCTCGAACCACGGATGGCTCGCAGCTTGGGAGATGGGTCAGGTCCCCAAGGCTCCGCTTGCGAAGACACGTTATAAGCGTGCGGCAGCGTTCAATTGTTGTCAGTCCCGCTACTTAACCTTCATCCTTACTCTTCTTCAAACTGACCACATACAACGGCCGGCCCTTGCTGGCCTCGAAGATCCGGCCGACGTACTCGCCGAGCATGCCGTTGCTGATGAGCACGGCACCACCGATCAGGCACGAGACCACGACCTGCGACGTCCAACCCGGCACGATGAACTGCCCCGACAGCTTCGCCGCCAGCGCGTAGATCGCCACGCCCAAGCCCGCCAGCGCCACTGCGATGCCGAGGCCAAGACTCACGCGGAGCGGCAGGGGGGAAAACGAGATCGCGCCAGTCCACGCCAGCTTCGCCAGCCGCCGCCAGGGATACTTGCTTTCGCCTGCGGCCCGCGGTGGGCGGGCGTACTCGACGGCGGTCGAGGGGAAGCCGAGCCAGGCGACCATCCCGCGCACGAAGCGGTGCGTCTCGCGCATCTGTTGGAGCGCGTCGAGCGTCCGCCGGGAGATCAAGCGGAAGTCACCAGTGTCGGTCGGCAGGTCGGCGTAGATGAACGCCCGCATGAAGCGGTAAAACGCCCAGCCGGCGAGTTTCTTCGTGACCGGTTCACCCTCGCGCCGTAGTCGCCGGCCGTAGACGATGTCGTAGCCCAGTTCGTACTGGCGCACCATTTGCGGAATCACATCCGGCGGGTCCTGCAGGTCGGCGTCGATGACCACGATTGCATCACCTGTCGCGACATCGAGCCCAGCGGTGATGGCGGCCTGATGGCCAAAATTGCGGGCGAGCCCGATCACCACCACGCGCTTGTCCTCGTTGGCCCAGGTCAATAAGGCGTCGATCGTGCGGTCGGTGCTGCCGTCGTTCACCAGAACAATCTCGATCGCATACGGCTGCGCAGCGGCCCAGGCGGTCAGGTGATCGCGCAGGATCGGTACGACCTCCTGCTCGTTGTAGACCGGGATCACCACCGACAACAGTGCCGGCGCAGGTCGCGGGATGAGCGGGTGATAGGTCTGTGCCATCGCCAATGCATCTGACCGGTTCGCAGGATGGGAATCAAGTTTCCATGCAAACCAGAGCACCGCGGGCGGCACGAAATTGAAGGCTTTTGAGAAATCTTACAAACCGTCCTGTGCGGGCGGTGTCGGGTAGGGCAGAGGGTTGAACGACCATGTGATAACCGGAGCGCCATCATGTCTCGAATCGCCTGGATCGCGGTGCTGTCGTCGACGTCGTTGCTCGCCAGTTGCTCTCCCCGCGACGGCGCGTCGAACCCACATCACCGCCACTCGAGCTACTCCGCGTACGAATACAACCAGGAAGCCCAGCGGCGGGCGAACATCGCCCGGATGCACCGTGAGCGGGCTCGGCAAGACGAACTGACACGCGAGCAACCGGCCCGCCGAAACCCCTACGGCGACGTATCGCGCGGCCAAGTTACGCCACCACCGCCACCGCCGGCGGTGACACCTTACCCCAATCACCGGGCTGAGCCCTCGCATCCAGTGCCCCCGTCGCCGGGGAATGGCTTGAACGACCCTCCGGTCGCCGTGCAGCCACCGCCACCACCGGAGCACATTTACGTGCGACCGCCCGCCGAACGGGTGTACGTTTACCCGCCTGGGTACGACCCGAACCGCGGCTACCCGCACAAGCGCCACGACTACGACGATCGGCATTACGACCGTCGGCGGCCGTATCATCCGGTCCAACCGAGCGATCCCTACCGCCACGGACGACAGCGTGACCGTGACTACGGACATGGCCGCGACCGTGATCGTGACGGCAAAGGCAGGACGCCCGTGCCGACGCCACCGCCGAAGGCGCAGCCGGCGGAGCCCGCGCCCCCACCCAAGCGACCCATATTTGTTGTGCCCGATGAGCCAGCCCGGCCGTTCGTCGGGCCGCTAGAGGGACCGAAACTGTACCCCCAGCGGATCACTCCATCTCCTGCACCGGCACCTGCGCCGGAACCTGTGACGCCCGCACCTGCGCCTGTAGCGCCCGCTCCTGAGCCCGCTCCCGTTCCCCTGCCCGAACCGGTAGCGCCAGCCCCTGCGCCAGCTCCTGAACCACCCCCGGCCCCACAACCGCCGCCGCGGTCGGTCGAGCTATCGCAGCCTCCTGCACCGGTAGTGGGGCCGTTACGGGAACCGTCGCTTCGCCCGGAACCGGCGCCTGCTCCCGCTGCTCCACCACCACCGGCACCTGAGGCAACGCC from Tepidisphaeraceae bacterium harbors:
- a CDS encoding glycosyltransferase family 2 protein; this translates as MPTLPSITVVTPSYNQGRYVERTILSVLSQDYPDLQYIVCDARSTDETPAILQRYADQLTAIVEKDAGQSDAVNKGIAKAAGEIIGWLNSDDTYAAGALRSIGAYFAANPEVDVVYGNADYIDVDDRFIADCAHVEPWSHHRLIHYSDFIVQPACFFRKAAFDAVGGLDVTLHYAMDYDLWLRLAAAGGRFAYLPQKLAHYRWVGANKSATGGMDRLSELRQLGVRHGAGGLPAYCKLELINLRIGEAASLAKAVHPLRAAGKFASATGVLLTSPRGMASMFRPQVWRTILIGRKLRAAVVAGHMMETPRP
- a CDS encoding class I SAM-dependent methyltransferase yields the protein MDDAYLHEYEAFEKRHWWFVARRKIILQAIAKHARPDSRWLDVGCGSGVLLAANDTIADKVGVDLDPHNVERGRAKGLDVRTVQRGWDFSELGTFDLITLCDVVEHVEHEEPAIEAVYRALRPGGIVLVTVPALMSLWGPHDVVNHHYRRYTKRTLRRLFDGHRWQTLSSTYFSSLLLPMIWLARKAKNLRGRDTGHDLKFGNPKVDRALLSIFSLESPWLRIGTFPLGSSLMLVCRKRGRVE
- a CDS encoding glycosyltransferase family 2 protein encodes the protein MAQTYHPLIPRPAPALLSVVIPVYNEQEVVPILRDHLTAWAAAQPYAIEIVLVNDGSTDRTIDALLTWANEDKRVVVIGLARNFGHQAAITAGLDVATGDAIVVIDADLQDPPDVIPQMVRQYELGYDIVYGRRLRREGEPVTKKLAGWAFYRFMRAFIYADLPTDTGDFRLISRRTLDALQQMRETHRFVRGMVAWLGFPSTAVEYARPPRAAGESKYPWRRLAKLAWTGAISFSPLPLRVSLGLGIAVALAGLGVAIYALAAKLSGQFIVPGWTSQVVVSCLIGGAVLISNGMLGEYVGRIFEASKGRPLYVVSLKKSKDEG